Within the Solwaraspora sp. WMMA2056 genome, the region GGCCGGCCGGCACCGTGTCCGACACTGCGCACCTGTTGCGCCAGGTGGCGACGGCGGTCGCGCGGACCGACCGCACGGCACTGCACCGGGACCTGGCCGGCGTCGCCGCGCCCACCGGGTTGGGTCTGGCCGCGATCACCCCGCCGGTCCTGCACCGACTGGCCGGCGACCTGCTCGACCACGAGCCCCGCCCCGAGGACCTGCCGGCGCTGACCTCGGCGACCGCCGCGAGGGTGCGCGAACTGCTACCCGGGATGCCCGAGCCGGTGCTGCAGACCCTGCTGGCCCGGATCTGCCGGGTGCCGGTCGAGCAGCAGGTGGCGGCGGACCGGCACGACGAGCCGCCACCGCCACCGCACCCCGCTGACACCGCCGTGGCCGGAGCGGTGCTCACCGGGGTGGTGCTGCGGTTGCTCGACCGCGATCCGCAGACCCTGCGGCCGGAGCAGCCGCAGGCCCTGCGGGGGCGCGATGCCTGACGCGCGGACCGAGCTGGTCGCCAGGGTCCGCCGGGCGCTGAGCCACGCCCGGGCAGCGGCACGGGACCAGCTGGACCTGGTCGAAGCCGATCTCGCGGCAGCCGAACACCAGCTCAAACGCGCCCAGCGAGCCGCCGAGCAGGTGCCGGCCCGGGCGGGCGCGCACCGGGACCAGCGGCTGGCTGAGCTCACTGATCGTTACCACGACCGGATCACGGCGGCGGCCCGGGTGGCGGTGGCCGCCGCCAACCGGGCCGCACCGGGTGCGGCGTCGAGCGACTGGACCAGTTGGACACCGGCACCGGCACCGCGCACCGAACCACCCGGGATGCTGCGGATCGGGTTGACCGGGCTGACCGGCGGGCCGCCGGTACCCGCTCTCGTACCGCTGCTGGACCATGGCCACGTGCTGGTCGACGGCGACGACCTGGCCGGCCGCGACGCCGTGATCAGCACGTTGTTGCTGCGGGCGCTGGGTCGGGCGGCACCGGGCGGGGTGCGGCTGACCGGATACGACCCGGAGCACCTCGGCGGCGGTCTGGCCGGCTTCGCCCCGCTGGCCGGTCCGGGCCTGCTGAGCTTCGTCGGGCCGGGCGGACTCGGCCGACACCTGGACGAACTGGTCGACCACGTCCGGCGGATCAACGAGACCGTACTCGCCGGCGAGTTCGGTTCACTGCGCGAACTGGCGGCGGCCACCGGTCGCCGGCCCGAACCGTGGCGCATCGGCGTGCTGCTGGGCAGCGCGGGTGAGGAACTGTCCCGGCACGAACGGGCCCAGCTGGACCGGATCGCCCGCGCCGGGGCCGCCTGCGGGGTCCACCTGGTGGTCCGCGACGTGCCATTGGGCGACACACCAGCGCTGACCACCGTGTCGGTCTCCGGCGGGACCGCGAGGATCAGCGGGTACGCCCAGTTGCCGGTCCGGCTCGATGCGCCGCCACCACCCGAGCTGGTCACCCGTACCTGCCGGGAGGTCGCGTCCGCGATCATGGCCGGCCCGGAGCCGGCAGCCTTCGCGGACCTGCTGCCCGAGCAGGAATGGACCGGTGACGCGACCAGCGGGATCACCGCTCCGGTCGGCGAGAGTACACACGGTCGCCCAGTGGAGGTGACCTTGAGCGACTACCCACCGCACGCGCTGATCGGTGGGCCGTCCGGTACCGGCAAGACCAACCTGATCTACGCGTGGATCGGTGCGCTCGCCGCCCGCTACTCCCCGACGGAGCTGGAGTTCTACCTGCTGGACTTCAAGGAGGGGGTGTCCTTCGCACGGTTCGCCCCCGGACGCCGGGACCCGAGTTTCCTGCCGCATGTGCGGCTGGTCGGCGTCAACGTCAACACCGACCGGGAGTTCGGGTTGGCGATGCTGCACTTCCTCGGCGCCCAGCTGCGGCGGCGGGCCGACGCCGCGAAGCGGCACGAGGTCACCAAGCTGGCCGAGTTGCGGGCCGAGGACCCGCAGGGCCGGTGGCCCCGGATCGTCGCGGTGATCGACGAGTTCCAGGTGCTGCTCGCTGGCAACGACGCGCTGGCCACAGAGGCGGCGACCCTGCTGGAGGACCTGGCCCGGCGCGGCCGGTCACAGGGCATCCACCTGATCCTCGCCTCCCAGGACGTCTCCGGCATCCAGGCGCTGTGGGGCCGGACCGCGCTGATCGCCCAGTTCGCGCTGCGGATCGCGTTACCGAAGGCGCGGCGCATCCTGCCGGAGACGAACACCGCCGCCGAGGCGTTGCCGCGTCACCACGCCGTGGTCAACGCCGAGTCCGGAGCGCTGGAGGCGAACCAGGTGGTCCGGGTGCCCGCCGCCAGCGACCGGGACACCTGGCAGGAGCTGCAGCACCGGCTGTGGCGGCGACGGCCGGACGGGCTGGCGCCGCCGAGGCTGTTCGACGGGGACGCCGTACCCCGGTTGGCCCAGGCCCCGGACTACCTGGCGCTGTCGGGCGACGGGTCCGGCCCGCACGAGCCGGTCGCGCTGCTCGGCGAGACGATCGACGTCCTGGCCCGCTCGGCGCGGCTGGGGCTGCCCCGGGCGCCGGGCCGCAACCTGGCGGTGCTGGGCACCCGGGTCGACGAGGCGTGTGCGCTGCTCGACGCCGCCGCCCGTTCCCTCGCCCGGCAGTACCCACCCGGCGCGGCCCGGTTCGACCTCGCCTGTCTCGACCCGGACGCGGTGGCCGCCGCCCGGCAACTGCACGCCGCACTGCCGGCCGGGACCGGCCTGTACGATCTGGACACCGTCGGTGGGCTGCTCGCCGACACCGCCGACCGGCTGGCGGTCGACGCCGTGGACGCCCCGGTCCGGCCGCACTTCCTGGTGCTGTACGCGGTGGACGCCGCGGCCGGGCGACTGGCCGCCAAGTTCGCCGGCCGGTCCGGCCTCGACCGGCTCCGCCGGGTGCTGCACCTGGGCCCGGAGCGGCACACCCATGTGCTGGGCTGGTGGCGCGGAGTCGCCCGGATGCGCGACGACCTCGGTGGGATCGGGTCGCGGACCGACCAGATCGGCGCGTGGGTCGCGCTCGACGTGCACGGTGCCGAACTCGCCCCGCCGTTGTATCCGAAGGCCGGCGGACCGACCTGGTACCCCCGGCCGTGGCGGGCGCTGTTCTTCGACCGGACGGTGCACCGCACTGCCGAGGTGATCATCCCGTACGGGTTGTCCTGATGGACGATTCCTATCCGGCGGCGATGCGCCGGCTGGCCGAGCTGGCGGCGGCGTTGCAGGCCCGTCGCGACGAGGCACACCACTGGTACGCGCAGCGCCGCACCATCGCGCAGGACGCGGTGAGCGCGGCCCAGGCCGAGGTCGACGACCTGCTGCAGGCGCACGCCGACGCCGCCCACGACGTAGCGGAGGTCGACCGCGAGGCGGCGCAGATCTGGACCGAGATCGGATACCAGCTCGGCCCGGTCGCCGACCGCTTCGGTGGGCTGCCGGCGCCGGCGGCTGGTCCCGACGCCGCCGGCGGCCCCGAAGGTCCACAGGTCTGGCTGGACCGCGCCCGGGCCCTCGCTGCACGCTCGGCCGAACCCGGTGCGCTGACCCCGGCGGCACAGCCGGTGCTGGCGCTGTTCGGCGCACTCGGCGCGGCGGCGGCGTTCGGCCTCGCCACGCTGGCCCGCTGGGTGGGCCTGCGCTACGGCGGCGACCTGGCGGTCGGCATGCCGGTGATCGCCCTGGTGGTGACCCTGCTGGGACCGCTGTTCGGGTTGGCCCCGGCCAAGGCGCTCGCCGACCGGCGACACGCGGTGCTGCACCTGCGTGCCGTCGCCACCGTGCTGATCGCCGGAGGGGTGACCACAGTGGCCCTGGTCGGCCTGCTGCGCTGACGGTGCCACCCGCTCGCTGGGGATCAATCGACCACGGCGATCGCCTCACGCAGCAACCGTCTCGCCAGCACCACCCGGTCGTCGTCGGCCAGGCCGGGCAGGTCACCGACCCGGATCCGGCGGGCGTGCAGCACGGCCCGCAACGCGGGCGCGCACGGTGCCGGGAAACTGACGGTACGGTCGAACACCTCGACCGCGATCCGGTCCGGCGGTTGCGGGACCAGCCGCCAGGACAGACCCTGCCGTAGGCGGATCACGTCGTCGAGGTCGAGCGTACGGAGCCGGTCGGCCTGCTCCAGCGGCCGTAGCGGGGCCGGTCGGGTGACGTGCCGGCCCCGCCGACGCAGCTCGGCGGCGAGCTGCGTGGGGGTCACCTGGGTCAGCCAGTCCCGCAGCGCGGTGACCGTGGCGGTCAGTTCCGGTGCGACGCCCGAGGGGTCGGTCAGGTCGACGCCCATCGGCACCGACGCCCGCAGCGCCGGTTCGTCGACCGCCAACTCCAGCAACGCCTCCACCAACGAGAACCGGGTCCGGGACCGGACTCCGACAGTGAGATGCAGGGAGCTGTCGTGTTGGGCCGTGGCGCTGTGCAGCCAGCCCCGGGGCAGGTAGAGCGCGTCGCCGGGGGCCAGCACGACATCGAGCGCCGGTGGTCCGTCGGCGCGGGCGGCGACCTCGTCGGCCCGGCCCGACCACGTCTGCCGGGGCAGCGGGTCGGCCAGCACCGGAGCGTGCACGCGCCACCGCTTGCGTCCCCGTACCTGCAGCACGAACACGTCATGGGTGTCGTAGTGGGTGGCGAAGCCCTGGTTGCCGGCCGGGGTCAGGTAGGCGTTGACCTGCAACGGCTGGCACAGCGCGGCGGACAGTTCGGTGGTGAAGTCGATGATCGGCGGCCAGAGCCGGTGCAGCCCCTGCAGCACGATGGTGGCGCCGTCGGCGTACAGCCCGAGCACCCGCTCGTCGAGGACCTGGTCGCCGATCTCAGCACCGGCCCCGCCACTGCCGGTGTACGTCGATTCGGCGAGCACGGCACCGTCGCGGGCCACCCGGATGAACGGTGTGCGCAGCCCGCGCCGGCTCAGCAGCTCGTCGGCGGTGTCCCGATCGAACAGATCGGTGAAGCCGACCGGATTCGCCAGGTCGGCGGCGCGGGAGAGCAGCGGAGCCCGGCCCCAGTAGGTGGCGGCGAACTTCGCTGGTTCGACGGCGACGCAGCGCGCCAGCGCCGGGCGGGGTGCTACCCCGCCCGGCTGACCGGCCGGTCGCGTGGCGACGCTGGTCACCGCCGGTTGGCGCCGCCGTCGGCACCCCCGTCGTGACCACCCGGATTGGCCCCGCCGTCGGCGAGGCCCTCCTTGGCCCGGGGCCCGGCGCCACCGTCGGCACCCCCGTCGTGACCGCCCGGGTCGGCACCGCCGTCGGCGAGGCCCTCTCCGGCGGCCGGTGCGGCGCCGCCGTCGGCACCGCCGTCGTGACCAGCCGGATTGGCCCCACCGTCGGCCGGGCCGTGACCGGCGGACGGGCCGCTGCTGCGAATGTCGTCGTCGTCGAGTTTCATGGTTGCCCCCTGCGGCGTGTCCGACGCCCGCCGGTACGCGGACGTCGTGATCGTGCCGTCGGGTGGTACCCGGCCCGGGGGCAGGCTAACCGCACCGTGCCCGGCGACGCCGCGCCCCTGCCCCGGCGACGCCGATCGGACTCACTGACCGGGATAGGGCGCGCAACTGTCCCGCACGACAAGCTCGGTGGCCAGTTCGACCCTGGGGGTGTCCAGGGACTCGCCCTGAGCCAACCGCAGGACCGTACGGGCGGCCAGCAGACCCATCTCGGCCAGTGGTTGCCGGACGGTGGTCAGCGGCGGTGAGGACCAGCGGACCTCCGGCAGGTCGTCGAATCCGACGACGCTGACGTCGTCGGGGACCCGCAGGCCACGCAGCCGCAGCGCCTCGTACGCGCCCAGCGCCATCTGGTCGCTGGAGGCGAAGATCGCCGTCGGCCGCTCGTCCAACTCCAGCAACGCGGCGGCGCCTTCGAACCCTGACTCGTGGTAGAAGTCGCCCGGCATGATGTACTCCGGCCGTAGCGGGATGTCGGCCGCCTCCAGCGCGGCCCGGTAGCCGTCCAGGCGGGCCCGGCTGCACAGCAGGCGGGGTGGCCCGGCGACGAAGCCGATCCGGCGGTGCCCGAGCGAGATCAGGTGTTCGGTGGCCCGGAGCCCACCGGCCCAGTTGGTCGCACCGATGGTGGGGATGTCCAGGCTGGGCACGCCGGCCGGGTCGACCAGGACCATCGGTACGTTGAGTCGGCGCAGCTCGGTGTGCAGCGGTGGGGCCAACTCGCTGGTGACCAGGATGACGCCGTCGGTCGCCCGGGTGCGCAGGTTCTGCAGCCACTGCCGGGTCGAGGTGGACCGGCGGTGGATCGCCGAGACGACCGTACCGACGCCGGCGGCGTGAGCGACGTCCTCGACGCCCCGGATGATCTCCACCGCCCAGGGGCTGTCCAGGTCGTTGAAGACGAGGTCGATCAGGCTGGCACCGGCTCGCGACCGGGTGGCCCGTCGCCGGTATCCGTGCCGACGCAGCAGCTCCTCCACCCGCTCGCGGGTCTGCGGGGCGACGTCGTTGCGGCCGTTGAGCACCCGTGACACGGTCGGCACCGAGACACCTGCCTCCTGGGCGATCGCGGTGATGGTGATCCTGCGTCCTTCGTCGACCGTCACAGCAGCTCCTTCGTCGAGACTTCAGCGTACGGCCGAACGTTCCGCCAGTCGGTCCGGCACCGCCCACCGCGTCCGCAACCCATCTTGCCGCACTGGGAAAGCGCTTGGCAGCAGCCCCGCGGCGACGGCATCGTGGCAACGCGGGGCGGAGGGCGACCGGCTGTTGCGGAGCGCGTTTCCGGAACTCGCCCGCTCCGCCGGGCCCCGTACCGCCGACCGCGACCACCGGCGGACATGCGGCGCGGCCGATCATACCCGCCCCGGTGCCAACAAGTTGCCGACCACGAGACCTCGACGGAGCCGCAAATTTCCGGAAACATGTCGGAAAAGTAGCGGCGACGAACCAGTGGGAACAGGACCGGGCAGGTCCCGGCGAGGACGGACAGGAGACTGCGGGTGAGCAGCAAGGACGACACCCCGGGCGGCACGGTGGTCGGCACCGGGCAGGTTGACCGGTCGCCGGCTGCCACGACCGCCGGCGGCAGCCGGCCGACGGACCCCGTCGAGGAGTCGGTGTCGTGGCGTGACCCGACGCTCGCGGTGCAGGATCGGGTCTTCGACCTGCTCAGCCGGATGTCGCTGACCGAGAAGGTGGCGCAGCTGTCCAGCTTCTGGCGCGGCGCCAACGCCTCGATCGACGACATGGCGCCGCTGCAACACGACCTGGTCGACGACACCGTCGACTGGGCCGATCTGTTGCACAGCGGACTGGGGCAGTTGACCCGTCCGTTCGGCACCACTGCGGTGCTACCCGCAGACGGGGCCCAGGCCCTGGCCCGGGTCCAGGCAGAGATCGTCGCCGGCAACCGCTTCGGCATCCCGGCGCTGGTCCATGAGGAGTGCCTGACCGGCTTCATGACCTGGGGTGCGACGGTCTACCCCACCCCACTGGCCTGGGGTGCCAGCTTCGATCCGGACCTGGTGGAGCAGATGGCTGCCCGGATCGGGCAGGACATGCGCCAGGTCGGTGTGCACCAGGGCCTGGCGCCGGTGCTCGACGTCGCCCGGGATCCCCGCTGGGGCCGCACCGAGGAAACCATCGGCGAGGATCCCTACCTGGTCGGCACGATCGGGACCGCGTACGTACGGGGTCTGGAGTCAGCCGGCGTCGTCGCCACCCTCAAGCACTTCGCCGGCTACTCGGCGTCGCGGGCCGGACGGAACTTCGCTCCGGTGTCGGTCGGCCCCCGGGAGTTCGCCGACGTGCTGCTACTACCGTTCGAGATGGCGGTACGCGACGGTGCCGCCCGCTCGGTGATGCACTCCTACGCCGAGGTCGACGGCGTTCCGGCGGCGGCCGACAGCGGACTGCTGACCGATCTGCTGCGCGGCCGGTGGGGATTCACCGGAACAGTCGTCGCCGACTACTTCGGCGTGTCGTTCCTGGAGCTGCTGCACGGGGTGGCCGACAGCCCCGCGGCTGCCGCCGCGCTCGCTCTCGGTGCCGGGGTGGACGTAGAGTTGCCGGGGGTCCGCTGCTACGGAACTCCGCTGGTCGACGCGGTGCGCCGGGGCGGCGTACCGGAATCGGTCGTCGACCGCGCGGTCACTCGGGTGCTGCGGCAGAAATGTGAGCTCGGCCTGCTCGACCCCGAGTGGTCCCCGGTACCACCCGCGATCGCCGATGTCACGGAGGGCAGGCCGATCGACCTGGACCCGGTGTCGAACCGGGACCTCGCCCGTCGCCTGGCCGAGGAATCGGTCGTGCTGGTGAGCAACGACGGCTGCCTGCCGTTGCCGCCCAGGGGTCGGATCGCCGTCGTCGGCCCACTGGCCGACTCGCTGACCGGGATGCTCGGCTGCTACACCTTCCCCAGCCACGTGGGGTCGACCCCGGCCGGCGTCGACGACGACCCCCGGATGACGACCGTGCTTGCCGCGCTGCGCACCGAACTTCCCGACGCGACGCTCGAACACGTCGCCACCGGACCGGTCGACGCCCAGGACACCCCGAGCATCGTGGTCGCCGCCGACGCCGCCGCCCGTGCCGACATCTGCGTGGCGGTGGTCGGCGACCGGGCCGGACTGTTCGGCAACGGCACCTCCGGCGAAGGTTGCGACGCCACCGACCTGGAACTGCCCGGTCGGCAGGGCGAGTTGATCGAGGCGTTGGTGGCCACCGGGACGCCGGTGGTCCTGGTGCTGCTCACCGGCCGGCCGTACGCCCTCGGCCAGTTCGCCGACCGGCTCGCCGCGGTCCTCCAGGCCTTCTTTCCCGGGGCCGAGGGCGGGCCGGCGGTCGCCGGAATCCTCACCGGCCGGGTCTGCCCCTCCGGCCGGCTGCCGATCGGGGTGCCCCGACTACCGGGCGGGCAGCCCGCCAGCTACCTCAGTCCCGCGTTGGCACACCGCAGCGAGGTCAGCAACGTCGACCCCAGCCCACTGTTCCCGTTCGGGCACGGGCTGTCCTACACCACGTTCGAATGGTCGACGCCACTGGTCGACGGCGCCCGGGTCGACCCCGACGACGACGCTGGAGAGATCGGCACCGACGGCGCGGTGCGGGTCACGGTGCGGGTGACCAACACCGGCACCCGCACCGGCGCCGATGTGGTCCAGCTGTACCTGCACGATCCGGTGGCCCAGGTGACCCGGCCGGTGGCCCGCCTGATCGGATACGCCCGCGTCGAGTTGGCACCGGGCGAGTCCCGCCGCGTCGAGTTCGACGTCTCGATGGACCTGTCCTGCTTCACCGGCCGGGACGGACGACGCATCGTCGAGCCGGGTGACCTGCTGCTGTGGCTGGCCACGTCGAGCCGCGACGTGCGGGCACAGGT harbors:
- a CDS encoding FtsK/SpoIIIE domain-containing protein, which codes for MPDARTELVARVRRALSHARAAARDQLDLVEADLAAAEHQLKRAQRAAEQVPARAGAHRDQRLAELTDRYHDRITAAARVAVAAANRAAPGAASSDWTSWTPAPAPRTEPPGMLRIGLTGLTGGPPVPALVPLLDHGHVLVDGDDLAGRDAVISTLLLRALGRAAPGGVRLTGYDPEHLGGGLAGFAPLAGPGLLSFVGPGGLGRHLDELVDHVRRINETVLAGEFGSLRELAAATGRRPEPWRIGVLLGSAGEELSRHERAQLDRIARAGAACGVHLVVRDVPLGDTPALTTVSVSGGTARISGYAQLPVRLDAPPPPELVTRTCREVASAIMAGPEPAAFADLLPEQEWTGDATSGITAPVGESTHGRPVEVTLSDYPPHALIGGPSGTGKTNLIYAWIGALAARYSPTELEFYLLDFKEGVSFARFAPGRRDPSFLPHVRLVGVNVNTDREFGLAMLHFLGAQLRRRADAAKRHEVTKLAELRAEDPQGRWPRIVAVIDEFQVLLAGNDALATEAATLLEDLARRGRSQGIHLILASQDVSGIQALWGRTALIAQFALRIALPKARRILPETNTAAEALPRHHAVVNAESGALEANQVVRVPAASDRDTWQELQHRLWRRRPDGLAPPRLFDGDAVPRLAQAPDYLALSGDGSGPHEPVALLGETIDVLARSARLGLPRAPGRNLAVLGTRVDEACALLDAAARSLARQYPPGAARFDLACLDPDAVAAARQLHAALPAGTGLYDLDTVGGLLADTADRLAVDAVDAPVRPHFLVLYAVDAAAGRLAAKFAGRSGLDRLRRVLHLGPERHTHVLGWWRGVARMRDDLGGIGSRTDQIGAWVALDVHGAELAPPLYPKAGGPTWYPRPWRALFFDRTVHRTAEVIIPYGLS
- a CDS encoding LacI family DNA-binding transcriptional regulator, which codes for MTVDEGRRITITAIAQEAGVSVPTVSRVLNGRNDVAPQTRERVEELLRRHGYRRRATRSRAGASLIDLVFNDLDSPWAVEIIRGVEDVAHAAGVGTVVSAIHRRSTSTRQWLQNLRTRATDGVILVTSELAPPLHTELRRLNVPMVLVDPAGVPSLDIPTIGATNWAGGLRATEHLISLGHRRIGFVAGPPRLLCSRARLDGYRAALEAADIPLRPEYIMPGDFYHESGFEGAAALLELDERPTAIFASSDQMALGAYEALRLRGLRVPDDVSVVGFDDLPEVRWSSPPLTTVRQPLAEMGLLAARTVLRLAQGESLDTPRVELATELVVRDSCAPYPGQ
- a CDS encoding glycoside hydrolase family 3 N-terminal domain-containing protein, with translation MSSKDDTPGGTVVGTGQVDRSPAATTAGGSRPTDPVEESVSWRDPTLAVQDRVFDLLSRMSLTEKVAQLSSFWRGANASIDDMAPLQHDLVDDTVDWADLLHSGLGQLTRPFGTTAVLPADGAQALARVQAEIVAGNRFGIPALVHEECLTGFMTWGATVYPTPLAWGASFDPDLVEQMAARIGQDMRQVGVHQGLAPVLDVARDPRWGRTEETIGEDPYLVGTIGTAYVRGLESAGVVATLKHFAGYSASRAGRNFAPVSVGPREFADVLLLPFEMAVRDGAARSVMHSYAEVDGVPAAADSGLLTDLLRGRWGFTGTVVADYFGVSFLELLHGVADSPAAAAALALGAGVDVELPGVRCYGTPLVDAVRRGGVPESVVDRAVTRVLRQKCELGLLDPEWSPVPPAIADVTEGRPIDLDPVSNRDLARRLAEESVVLVSNDGCLPLPPRGRIAVVGPLADSLTGMLGCYTFPSHVGSTPAGVDDDPRMTTVLAALRTELPDATLEHVATGPVDAQDTPSIVVAADAAARADICVAVVGDRAGLFGNGTSGEGCDATDLELPGRQGELIEALVATGTPVVLVLLTGRPYALGQFADRLAAVLQAFFPGAEGGPAVAGILTGRVCPSGRLPIGVPRLPGGQPASYLSPALAHRSEVSNVDPSPLFPFGHGLSYTTFEWSTPLVDGARVDPDDDAGEIGTDGAVRVTVRVTNTGTRTGADVVQLYLHDPVAQVTRPVARLIGYARVELAPGESRRVEFDVSMDLSCFTGRDGRRIVEPGDLLLWLATSSRDVRAQVRLRLTGPGRQVDHRRRLTSTVRIEPGG
- a CDS encoding cupin domain-containing protein; translated protein: MTSVATRPAGQPGGVAPRPALARCVAVEPAKFAATYWGRAPLLSRAADLANPVGFTDLFDRDTADELLSRRGLRTPFIRVARDGAVLAESTYTGSGGAGAEIGDQVLDERVLGLYADGATIVLQGLHRLWPPIIDFTTELSAALCQPLQVNAYLTPAGNQGFATHYDTHDVFVLQVRGRKRWRVHAPVLADPLPRQTWSGRADEVAARADGPPALDVVLAPGDALYLPRGWLHSATAQHDSSLHLTVGVRSRTRFSLVEALLELAVDEPALRASVPMGVDLTDPSGVAPELTATVTALRDWLTQVTPTQLAAELRRRGRHVTRPAPLRPLEQADRLRTLDLDDVIRLRQGLSWRLVPQPPDRIAVEVFDRTVSFPAPCAPALRAVLHARRIRVGDLPGLADDDRVVLARRLLREAIAVVD
- a CDS encoding BatC protein; translated protein: MKLDDDDIRSSGPSAGHGPADGGANPAGHDGGADGGAAPAAGEGLADGGADPGGHDGGADGGAGPRAKEGLADGGANPGGHDGGADGGANRR